In Chelmon rostratus isolate fCheRos1 chromosome 4, fCheRos1.pri, whole genome shotgun sequence, a genomic segment contains:
- the LOC121605684 gene encoding hydroxylysine kinase-like: MSMKHAKPNLSQSQVAEMVKRLYNVTASEIRQLPSYDDQNVYVAAIEGGEYVLKIMNSEHNKNPALIEMQTCAMSFLHQNGFPAQTAQPTTSGQLMSLEEIETDYGCQKYLVRLLTYLPGTTISKVPLTPELLHETGKTAARMDKTLQELEHPHLSTLQREGFLWSLSNIPLLEPYISVLDGDPLQEVVKSVMHQYKTSVAPRYCHFRKSINHGDFNDLNVLVHPDENDCYRISGILDFGDMNYGYYIHELAIAITYMMMEHPKPIEVGGHILAGWESVLPLNEAEKDCLYVLVLCRLCQSMVLARYFVTQQPENAEYLMISSRKGIHILRHLWELGKEQVEKVWFQSAAQFSDRK; the protein is encoded by the exons aTGTCGATGAAACATGCCAAGCCCAACTTAAGCCAGTCTCAGGTGGCTGAGATGGTGAAGAGGCTCTACAATGTGACGGCATCAGAAATTCGCCAGCTGCCGAGCTACGATGACCAGAACGTTTATGTGGCGGCCATCGAGGGTGGTGAGTACGTCCTGAAGATAATGAACTCGGAGCACAATAAGAACCCCGCGCTGATTGAGATGCAGACGTGCGCCATGTCCTTCCTGCACCAGAATGGGTTTCCTGCCCAAACAGCACAGCCCACCACCTCAGGACAACTCATGAGCCTGGAAGAAATAG AAACTGACTACGGCTGTCAGAAGTACCTGGTGCGGCTGTTGACTTATTTGCCTGGAACCACTATTTCCAAGGTTCCTTTAACACCAGAGTTACTGCATGAAACCGGCAAGACAGCAGCCAGAATGGACAAAACCCTACAAGAG TTGGAGCACCCTCATCTCAGCaccctgcagagagaggggtTCTTATGGAGCCTGTCAAACATTCCCCTCCTGGAACCATACATCAGCGTATTAGATGGAGATCCTCTTCAGGAGGTTGTGAAATCTGTCATGCATCAGTACAAGACCTCTGTGGCCCCCAGATACTGTCATTTCCGCAAGA GCATTAACCATGGTGACTTCAACGACCTCAATGTGCTTGTGCACCCTGATGAGAATGACTGCTACAGAATTTCTGGCATCCTTGATTTTGGAGACATGAACTATGGCTACTACATCCATGAGCTAGCCATTGCCATCACGTACATGATGATGGAGCACCCTAAACCCATAGAGGTGGGTGGGCATATCCTCGCTGGCTGGGAGAGTGTGCTCCCCCTCAATGAGGCAGAGAAAGATTGTCTCTATGTACTGGTGCTGTGTCGCCTCTGCCAGTCGATGGTTTTAGCTCGTTACTTTGTGACCCAGCAACCAGAAAATGCAGAGTATCTGATGATTTCGTCCAGGAAGGGCATCCACATTCTCCGTCACCTCTGGGAGCTCGGAAAGGAGCAGGTGGAGAAGGTGTGGTTTCAGAGTGCCGCGCAGTTCAGTGACAGAAAGTGA